From one Perca flavescens isolate YP-PL-M2 chromosome 19, PFLA_1.0, whole genome shotgun sequence genomic stretch:
- the ajuba gene encoding LIM domain-containing protein ajuba, with product MDRPISKLLEKLKLTDSGSVKFNSSKKKHDSANNSNNSNANTGISGGSGGGSSLPPAPSSAAASPSRPSQFSLASATTSDACVPVSGRGGGGGGGGGGGGMGMPPSQLLSPPSSSSTVGAIPQDGEQPLHPSTLAPLRRRSPQQRASCYLGEGMDSHLRRESGLGLEYDPMGAFGSRSSLNQRRYSLELQQLVKRQQVLSQPPPLSVPPPYSASMGYGSAPRCGGGGLAEPGYLAEPERHKRLSLQEAMFYKRLSTGSELWESTRPASLSHPLHRTSDVTGGGVGGFFYPPGPTLSPCSSFSLQESLLVSPRSSFASSTASGGGGGSPMGSRCSSNRTSGISLGYDSRYSASGGLPPQQQSPSMQTGGSAAGYGAPGRAGVTPVEAWTPYLEGGMRPGAYDSRHSYPPAVGTPGAACYQAGSEWWEEQQTGVRGKEGVVMGDRARYSDLPGTRYQEELTRLLLRDDALAGGGLLEGLMLKEQSLALTALSKPSMTTQGPCSAGGPGKPQEDPGLGSGREAVENRQEFFGTCGKCGKGVYGADNACQALDSLYHTRCFTCVSCGRTLRNKDFYNVNGSVYCKEDYMFSGFQAAAEKCSVCGHLILEQILQAIGNSYHPTCFRCMVCSKALDGVPFTVDHQSKIYCVADYNKTFAPKCAACLQPILPTEGSEEILRVVSMNKDYHFECYYCEECGKQLSDKPGSQCFPLDSHLLCHSCHMSRACATHISSHNTY from the exons ATGGACAGGCCGATAAGCAAGTTATTGGAGAAGTTAAAGCTAACTGACTCGGGCAGTGTGAAATTCAACAGTTCAAAGAAAAAACATGACTCTGCCAACAACTCTAATAACAGCAACGCCAACACTGGCATCTCCGGAGGCAGCGGTGGGGGCAGCAGTCTACCACCAGCTCCCAGCTCTGCAGCTGCCTCGCCCTCGAGACCCAGCCAGTTCTCGCTTGCCTCTGCAACCACAAGCGATGCATGTGTTCCAGTGagtgggagaggaggaggaggaggaggaggggggggaggaggagggatgggaATGCCTCCCTCTCAGCTCCTCTCCCCACCGTCGTCTTCCTCCACGGTCGGTGCCATACCTCAAGATGGCGAGCAACCACTTCACCCTTCCACCTTGGCACCACTGAGGCGTCGCTCCCCCCAGCAGCGAGCTTCCTGTTACCTGGGTGAAGGCATGGATTCCCACCTGAGGCGTGAGTCCGGCCTGGGCCTCGAGTATGACCCTATGGGAGCGTTTGGCTCCAGGTCGTCCCTCAATCAACGGCGCTACTCCCTGGAGCTCCAGCAGCTGGTCAAACGACAGCAGGTCCTCTCTCAGCCGCCGCCTCTCTCTGTTCCTCCACCGTACTCTGCCTCCATGGGCTATGGGTCGGCCCCCAGGTGTGGTGGAGGCGGCCTGGCAGAGCCTGGCTACCTCGCCGAGCCTGAGAGGCACAAACGCCTCTCTCTCCAGGAGGCCATGTTCTACAAACGCCTGAGCACGGGCAGTGAACTGTGGGAGAGCACCAGACCTGCATCCCTCTCCCATCCACTGCATCGCACATCTGATGTGACCGGAGGAGGTGTAGGAGGCTTCTTTTATCCCCCAGGACCTACTCTGAGCCCATGCTCGTCATTCAGCCTCCAGGAGTCGCTGCTGGTCAGCCCCAGGTCCAGCTTTGCCTCCAGCACGGCCAGTGGCGGCGGCGGAGGAAGCCCCATGGGGAGCCGCTGCAGCAGCAACCGGACCAGTGGCATCAGCCTGGGCTATGACTCTCGCTACTCCGCCTCTGGAGGCCTCCCCCCACAGCAGCAGTCACCCTCCATGCAGACAGGGGGATCCGCAGCTGGTTATGGAGCTCCAGGCAGGGCCGGGGTGACCCCTGTGGAGGCCTGGACACCATACCTCGAGGGAGGGATGCGTCCAGGGGCGTATGATAGCCGACACTCCTACCCACCTGCTGTTGGAACTCCAGGAGCAGCGTGCTACCAGGCTGGTTCAGAGTGGTGGGAAGAGCAGCAGACAGGAGTCCGAGGCAAAGAGGGGGTTGTGATGGGAGACAGGGCCCGATACTCGGACCTGCCTGGCACCCGGTACCAGGAAGAGCTCACTCGACTTCTACTGAGAGACGATGCGCTGGCAGGTGGGGGGCTCCTGGAGGGCCTGATGCTGAAAGAGCAGTCCCTGGCCCTGACGGCTCTTTCCAAACCGAGCATGACAACACAGGGGCCTTGCTCAGCTGGAGGTCCGGGCAAACCTCAAGAGGATCCAGGACTCGGATCTGGAAGGGAGGCCGTGGAGAACCGCCAGGAGTTCTTTG GAACCTGTGGAAAGTGTGGAAAAGGCGTGTACGGGGCGGATAATGCCTGCCAGGCTCTGGATAGCCTCTATCACACACGCTGCTTcacctgtgtgtcctgtg GACGCACCCTAAGAAACAAGGACTTCTACAATGTCAATGGCTCTGTGTACTGTAAAGAGGATTACATG TTTTCAGGATTCCAGGCTGCTGCTGAGAAGTGTAGTGTGTGTGGCCACCTTATCCttgaacag ATCCTGCAGGCTATTGGGAACTCGTACCATCCCACCTGTTTTCGCTGCATGGTGTGCTCCAAGGCTCTGGATGGGGTGCCTTTTACCGTGGACCATCAAAGCAAAATCTACTGCGTGGCAGACTACAACAA GACTTTTGCCCCAAAGTGCGCCGCCTGTTTACAACCCATCTTACCTACTGAG GGCAGTGAAGAGATCCTCAGGGTCGTGTCTATGAACAAGGACTATCACTTTGAGTGCTACTACTGCGAG GAGTGTGGTAAGCAGCTCTCTGATAAGCCTGGCTCGCAGTGCTTCCCTCTGGACTCTCATCTCCTCTGCCACTCCTGTCACATGAGCAGAGCGTGCGCCACACACATTTCCTCTCACAACACCTACTGA
- the mrpl52 gene encoding large ribosomal subunit protein mL52 — MAAPVRTLCCSVLRHSSRQFSTTCGVQAGEKWRKEHGLSRSGTEYGPLTDLPDWSFADGRLAPPMKGQLRRKQEREVLARRIVMLNSEVERGMEAWSEKQEEAKRMEEHKKSLLLKPKGKLLMKKKSKS; from the exons ATGGCTGCCCCCGTGAGGACTTTGTGCTGTTCAG TGTTGAGGCACTCCAGCAGGCAGTTCAGCACAACATGTGGAGTACAGGCTGGAGAGAAATGGAGGAAAGA ACATGGACTTTCCCGAAGCGGCACAGAATATGGCCCTCTGACAGATCTGCCTGATTGGTCCTTTGCCG ATGGGAGACTGGCACCTCCAATGAAGGGACAGCTGAGAAGAAAGCAAGAGAGGGAAGTTTTAGCA AGACGTATTGTGATGCTGAACTCGGAGGTGGAAAGAGGGATGGAGGCGTGGAGCGAAAAACAAGAAGAAGCCAAAAGAATGGAGGAGCACAAAAAGTCTCTTTTACTCAAACCTAAAGGGAAGTTGTTAATGAAGAAAAAATCAAAAAGTTAG
- the mmp14a gene encoding matrix metalloproteinase-14a, protein MLPQLLTLACGLSCFGFTSVTANVLKAEGWLQQYGYLPPGDVRAQAIRSPKSIETAISNMQRFYGLTVTGSIDSSTLEAMSRPRCGVPDKFGPELKTNLRRKRYAVQGLKWEKSEVTFSIQNYTPKIGERATYEAIRKAFKVWESVIPLTFREIPYSQIRDKVDKFADIMLSFSSGFHGDSTPFDGEGGFLAHAYFPGHGIGGDTHFDLSEPWTTGNTDQGGNDVFLVAVHELGHALGLEHSNDPSAIMAPFYQWFETENFQLPDDDRRGIQAIYGSKSGAPPPPPPPPRPTKPSTPDNGPDICEGHFDTIAILRGEKFVFKDKWFWRVRNNKVLPGYPMAISHFWKGLPSNINAAYERDDGKFVFFKADRYWVFNENSMDKDSPKSLKDLGTGLPKDKIDAALFYTPTGQTYFFRGTKYYRFNEQTRTVDSGYPKPISMWSGAPENIKAVIMSEDGSYTYFYKANKYWKFNNQYMKVESGYPKSVLTDWMGCEGEEPNIGRTEEEIIIGPAAVVIPLLLLVLVVITLGALLFFRKYGTPRRLLYCQRSLLDKV, encoded by the exons GGTTGGCTGCAGCAGTATGGCTACCTGCCTCCAGGTGACGTCAGAGCCCAGGCCATCCGCTCACCAAAGTCCATTGAAACAGCGATATCAAACATGCAGAGGTTTTACGGTTTGACTGTCACTGGCTCCATAGACTCCAGCACGTTAGA AGCGATGAGCCGGCCGCGGTGTGGCGTCCCAGACAAGTTTGGCCCGGAGCTGAAAACCAACCTGAGGAGGAAGAGATACGCCGTGCAGGGTCTGAAGTGGGAAAAGTCTGAGGTGACCTTCAG CATACAGAACTACACGCCTAAGATCGGAGAGCGAGCCACATATGAAGCCATCCGAAAAGCCTTCAAGGTGTGGGAGAGTGTGATCCCGCTCACCTTCAGGGAGATCCCATACAGCCAAATCAGGGACAAGGTCGACAAGTTTGCAGACATCATGCTCTCGTTCTCATCGGGTTTCCATGGCGACAGCACGCCGTTTGACGGCGAGGGCGGCTTCCTGGCTCATGCTTACTTCCCCGGACACGGCATCGGGGGAGACACTCACTTTGACCTTTCTGAGCCCTGGACCACCGGGAACACAGACCAGGGCG gtAATGATGTTTTCCTGGTGGCTGTCCATGAGCTTGGTCATGCTCTGGGTCTGGAGCACTCCAACGACCCCTCTGCCATCATGGCCCCCTTCTACCAGTGGTTTGAAACAGAAAACTTCCAGCTCCCAGACGACGACCGCAGAGGCATCCAAGCAATCTACG GATCCAAGTCTGGGGCtcccccacctccccctcctccccctcgaCCCACAAAGCCGTCCACCCCTGACAATGGCCCAGACATCTGTGAGGGACACTTTGACACCATTGCTATCCTCAGAGGGGAAAAGTTTGTATTTAAG gacAAGTGGTTTTGGCGTGTGCGTAACAACAAGGTGTTGCCAGGTTACCCGATGGCCATCAGTCACTTCTGGAAGGGCCTGCCATCAAACATCAACGCAGCCTACGAGAGGGATGATGGGAAGTTTGTCTTCTTTAAAG CTGATAGGTACTGGGTTTTTAATGAGAACAGCATGGATAAGGATTCCCCCAAGAGCCTGAAAGACCTGGGCACCGGTCTACCTAAAGACAAGATCGATGCTGCTCTCTTCTACACACCAACAGGACAGACGTACTTTTTCAGAGGCACTAA GTACTACCGTTTCAACGAGCAGACTCGCACAGTGGACAGCGGTTATCCTAAGCCCATCAGCATGTGGAGCGGTGCACCGGAAAACATCAAAGCTGTCATCATGAGTGAAGATGGAT CTTACACATATTTCTACAAAGCCAACAAGTACTGGAAGTTCAACAACCAGTACATGAAGGTGGAGTCCGGTTACCCCAAGTCTGTGCTCACTGACTGGATGGGCTGCGAGGGCGAGGAGCCCAACATAGGTCGGACGGAGGAGGAGATCATCATCGGGCCGGCGGCCGTGGTGATCCCTCTCCTCTTACTGGTGCTGGTTGTGATCACTCTGGGAGCGCTTTTGTTCTTCAGGAAGTACGGCACGCCTCGACGCCTCCTCTACTGCCAGAGATCCCTCCTGGACAAGGTGTAG